One genomic window of Meles meles chromosome 15, mMelMel3.1 paternal haplotype, whole genome shotgun sequence includes the following:
- the C15H2orf74 gene encoding uncharacterized protein C2orf74 homolog isoform X2: MDLNGPTRPGILVQRRSKEEVVTPLENKENVVEKEEDKTKEKEEPKNAEGNGEEDEDLQKPPIPLSTTPSGVENPKRPLKGVTFSREVIVVDLGKEYPTPRSYTREHKERK, from the exons ATGGACTTGAACGGACCCACGAGGCCTGGCATTCTTGTCCAGAGACGGAGTAAAGAAGAGGTGGTCACACCCTTAGAAAACAAAGAGAACGTAGTAGAGAAAGAGGaggacaaaacaaaagagaaggaagagcctAAGAATGCTGAAGGAAATGGTGAAGAG GACGAAGATTTGCAAAAACCACCCATACCTCTCAGTACAACTCCCTCAGGTGTTGAAAACCCCAAAAGACCTTTAAAAGGAGTGACATTTTCTAGGGAGGTAATTGTTGTGGACCTTGGGAAGGAATACCCAACACCTCGAAGCTATACTCGagaacataaagaaagaaaatga
- the C15H2orf74 gene encoding uncharacterized protein C2orf74 homolog isoform X1: MDLNGPTRPGILVQRRSKEEVVTPLENKENVVEKEEDKTKEKEEPKNAEGNGEEVMALSPPKDQDEDLQKPPIPLSTTPSGVENPKRPLKGVTFSREVIVVDLGKEYPTPRSYTREHKERK; this comes from the exons ATGGACTTGAACGGACCCACGAGGCCTGGCATTCTTGTCCAGAGACGGAGTAAAGAAGAGGTGGTCACACCCTTAGAAAACAAAGAGAACGTAGTAGAGAAAGAGGaggacaaaacaaaagagaaggaagagcctAAGAATGCTGAAGGAAATGGTGAAGAGGTGATGGCCTTATCTCCCCCCAAGGACCAG GACGAAGATTTGCAAAAACCACCCATACCTCTCAGTACAACTCCCTCAGGTGTTGAAAACCCCAAAAGACCTTTAAAAGGAGTGACATTTTCTAGGGAGGTAATTGTTGTGGACCTTGGGAAGGAATACCCAACACCTCGAAGCTATACTCGagaacataaagaaagaaaatga